One genomic region from Leifsonia sp. Root1293 encodes:
- a CDS encoding SDR family NAD(P)-dependent oxidoreductase, with the protein MDLQLHGRVVLVVGGTGLIGGAVVERLAAEGATPIVASRRGTGGIELDARDDASVNAAIARVLKDHGRLDGVVVAAAPSAQTLDPTRNSDPAQVLEAIDAKALAFLRVANASLRVMTEAGYGRIVGISGQNAFVTGNVTGAVRNAALIIAAKNLADSVAGTGVTVNTVSPGIVSENPVADVAHGKAGESRPADIANLVTYLISPVAGAVSGESIAVGHRVRGTTSL; encoded by the coding sequence ATGGATCTTCAGCTTCATGGTCGCGTCGTGCTGGTCGTCGGGGGAACGGGTCTCATCGGGGGTGCCGTGGTCGAGCGGCTCGCCGCCGAAGGAGCGACCCCGATCGTCGCCTCACGCCGGGGCACGGGCGGCATCGAGCTCGACGCCCGTGACGATGCATCGGTCAATGCAGCCATCGCACGGGTGTTGAAGGACCACGGCAGGCTCGACGGCGTCGTGGTCGCTGCCGCCCCGAGCGCCCAGACGCTCGATCCGACGCGCAACTCGGATCCGGCACAGGTGCTGGAGGCCATCGATGCGAAGGCGCTGGCGTTCCTCCGCGTCGCGAACGCATCGCTGCGCGTGATGACGGAGGCCGGCTACGGTCGCATCGTCGGCATCAGCGGTCAGAACGCCTTCGTCACGGGCAATGTCACAGGCGCCGTGCGGAACGCGGCCCTCATCATCGCGGCGAAGAACCTCGCGGATTCCGTCGCCGGAACCGGAGTCACGGTGAACACGGTGAGCCCCGGCATCGTCAGCGAGAATCCCGTAGCGGATGTCGCGCACGGCAAGGCGGGGGAGTCTCGCCCCGCCGACATCGCCAATCTCGTCACCTACCTGATCTCGCCCGTCGCCGGCGCAGTGTCCGGCGAGTCGATCGCGGTCGGGCACCGGGTGCGTGGCACCACCTCGCTCTGA
- a CDS encoding baeRF2 domain-containing protein: MSDTGTTTSPSLASIYRENERCTEVYLDMSVDTSDPPSVRDERRKSVLDRLTRAGSPQSDLDAVVDVLATADYGSSPVCLFLLVRNGEILIEEVLPGIAQQSEIVSYGPLPDVTPILKAQPLDFTYLTVETSRDGGEVRLFRAGSRLPETESHVQGRTDTLHKVKGGGWRHDHMQNHAEEIWRQTQAQLAGRIDEIVRTRGPRLLVVAGDIRARQLVENELSEASRAILAVEPTNTRAGGSTDEALTERVNAEIERILHDDKQAILDLLALHEGRGDKLVELGMGAVVAALAAGQAATVILDSDRLSERTALALDAEPWIATAPEEALGAGILGSVPAQLALCRAALLTDARVLFTDSFTVDDGDADADADPDADPNTDAADITLPNDAPAAAVLRWRTGPPVPGV; encoded by the coding sequence ATGTCCGACACCGGTACGACGACGAGCCCGTCGCTCGCGAGCATCTACCGTGAGAACGAGCGCTGCACCGAGGTCTACCTCGACATGTCAGTCGACACGTCGGATCCGCCGTCCGTGCGCGACGAGCGCCGGAAGTCGGTGCTCGATCGACTCACTCGGGCGGGATCTCCCCAGAGCGACCTCGACGCCGTCGTCGACGTGCTGGCCACCGCGGACTACGGGTCGAGTCCCGTCTGCCTGTTCCTCCTGGTGAGGAACGGAGAGATTCTCATCGAGGAGGTCCTGCCCGGGATCGCGCAGCAGTCCGAGATCGTGTCGTACGGCCCGCTTCCCGACGTCACCCCGATTCTCAAGGCTCAGCCGCTCGATTTCACCTATCTCACCGTCGAGACGTCGAGGGACGGTGGCGAGGTGCGCCTCTTCCGCGCCGGCTCCCGGCTGCCGGAGACGGAGAGCCACGTGCAGGGTCGCACCGACACCCTCCACAAGGTGAAGGGCGGTGGGTGGCGACACGACCACATGCAGAACCACGCCGAGGAGATCTGGCGGCAGACACAGGCCCAGTTGGCAGGGCGCATCGACGAGATCGTTCGCACCCGGGGGCCTCGGCTGCTCGTCGTCGCAGGCGACATCCGCGCCAGACAGCTGGTCGAGAACGAACTCTCTGAGGCCAGCCGCGCGATCCTGGCTGTGGAGCCGACGAACACGCGGGCGGGCGGGTCCACCGATGAGGCACTCACCGAGCGAGTCAACGCCGAGATCGAGCGCATCCTGCACGACGACAAGCAGGCCATCCTCGATCTTCTCGCCCTTCACGAGGGTCGTGGCGACAAGCTGGTGGAGCTGGGCATGGGCGCGGTGGTGGCAGCGCTCGCTGCCGGCCAGGCGGCCACGGTCATCCTCGACTCGGATCGTCTGAGCGAGAGGACCGCGCTCGCCCTCGACGCTGAACCCTGGATCGCCACGGCGCCCGAGGAAGCGCTCGGGGCGGGAATCCTCGGGTCCGTCCCCGCTCAGCTCGCGCTCTGCAGAGCGGCTCTGCTCACCGATGCGCGCGTCCTCTTCACCGATTCCTTCACGGTCGACGATGGCGATGCGGACGCGGACGCGGATCCGGATGCGGACCCGAATACGGATGCAGCCGACATCACCCTGCCCAACGATGCGCCAGCGGCAGCAGTCCTGCGGTGGCGCACGGGACCTCCGGTACCGGGCGTCTGA
- a CDS encoding GNAT family N-acetyltransferase — protein sequence MTRTESPRGDEALAGAGSRTENRRLAVIPGRPTPTPTRIARVVPSRRTPGLVGVLERVKMRLAAGRAEPFAALLRRPRFLRGPHIETPVDAAPLRTPRLTLRPYRMSDAPAWFALQSDPAVVRYLPWPIRTRDESRAHLRHRTRHTRLWQTDDILALAIEHEGRLIGDVCLQLRAVNRNARTVEMSWIIDTANGGNGYATEAALAMAQLAFATVNARIITAVIHPDNARSIALAQRLGFRETHRDDHSILMTLSIIDFLDNLAAKPHLRSLLGIASAQRAHEDRWHR from the coding sequence ATGACACGCACCGAGTCTCCCCGTGGCGACGAAGCGTTGGCCGGGGCTGGATCGCGAACCGAGAATCGTCGACTCGCCGTCATTCCCGGGCGCCCGACCCCGACCCCGACCCGGATCGCCCGAGTCGTGCCCTCCCGTCGCACCCCAGGCCTCGTCGGTGTGCTGGAGCGTGTGAAGATGCGCCTGGCAGCTGGCCGGGCCGAGCCATTCGCCGCGCTGCTGCGCCGCCCTCGCTTCCTGCGCGGACCCCACATCGAGACACCGGTGGATGCGGCTCCCCTGCGCACGCCCCGGCTCACGCTCCGCCCCTACCGGATGAGCGACGCTCCAGCGTGGTTCGCGTTGCAATCCGACCCCGCCGTCGTCCGCTACCTCCCGTGGCCGATCCGCACCCGTGATGAGTCACGCGCGCACCTGCGTCATCGCACCCGTCACACGCGCCTCTGGCAGACCGACGACATACTCGCCCTCGCGATCGAGCACGAGGGCAGGCTCATCGGCGACGTCTGCCTGCAACTGCGCGCGGTGAACCGGAACGCCCGCACAGTCGAGATGAGCTGGATCATCGACACGGCGAACGGCGGCAACGGCTATGCCACCGAAGCAGCGCTCGCGATGGCTCAACTGGCGTTCGCCACGGTGAACGCCAGGATCATCACCGCAGTGATCCATCCCGACAACGCGAGGTCCATCGCCCTGGCACAACGCCTCGGCTTCCGTGAGACCCATCGAGACGACCACAGCATTCTCATGACTCTCAGCATCATCGACTTCCTCGACAATCTCGCCGCGAAGCCGCACCTGCGGTCGCTTCTCGGTATCGCGTCCGCCCAACGCGCTCACGAAGACCGGTGGCACCGCTGA
- a CDS encoding thiamine pyrophosphate-requiring protein yields MSSGTVADVIVARLKEWGVQRVFGYSGDGINGLITALDRAGNEPQFFQARHEENAAFMAVGQAKFTGEAGVVISTQGPGAVHILNGLYDAKLDGVPVVAIVGQQKRSVLGAGYMQEVDLPALFADVAGYSQLVSSPEQVPFVIDRAFRTALATQSPSVVILPHDVQTAEASEPSHEHGAINTEPEYRQPRVLPNDADLEAAAEVLSSGRKVAMLVGQGARQAWPSVVALAERLGAGVTCSLLGKPVVDERLPFVAGTMGHLGTTASAFVLGACDTLLIIGSNDPWTEFYPAPGQARAVQIDIDGRFIGNRYPVEVGLVGDAALTLDALLPLITGEPDDSWSAEVTDAVSRWHRIREQRSQVPADPVNPEAVLAALNPRVPTDAQIGLDVGSVVYWYARQLTLPSGVTAHVSGTLASMGCSLPYALAAKSANPDRPTIVLTGDGGFQMTGVAELLTLSREWRRWSDPRFVICVLANQDLAEVTWEQREMETSPRFAASQELPSFPAAEYARLLGLDGETVSDPSQLASAWDRALASDRPYLLEVITDPGVPLLPPFPAGEQKLTGMFEALEAEGESGHHAAELLRVYASHER; encoded by the coding sequence ATGAGCTCTGGCACTGTGGCGGACGTCATCGTCGCTCGGCTGAAGGAATGGGGCGTGCAGCGGGTGTTCGGGTACAGCGGGGACGGCATCAACGGGCTGATCACGGCACTCGATCGCGCCGGGAACGAACCCCAGTTCTTCCAGGCCCGACACGAGGAGAACGCCGCGTTCATGGCAGTCGGCCAGGCGAAGTTCACGGGTGAGGCCGGTGTCGTCATCTCCACCCAGGGCCCCGGTGCGGTGCACATCCTCAACGGGCTCTACGACGCCAAGCTGGACGGAGTTCCGGTCGTCGCCATCGTCGGTCAGCAGAAGCGGAGCGTTCTGGGAGCCGGCTACATGCAGGAGGTCGATCTTCCCGCGTTGTTCGCCGACGTGGCGGGATACAGCCAACTCGTGTCCAGCCCGGAGCAGGTGCCATTCGTCATCGACCGGGCTTTCCGCACAGCGTTGGCCACGCAGTCGCCCTCCGTGGTGATCCTGCCGCACGACGTCCAGACGGCCGAAGCGTCGGAGCCCAGCCACGAGCACGGCGCCATCAACACCGAACCCGAATACCGGCAGCCCCGAGTTCTGCCGAACGACGCCGACCTCGAGGCCGCCGCCGAGGTGCTCTCGAGCGGACGGAAGGTCGCGATGCTCGTGGGTCAGGGAGCCCGGCAGGCATGGCCGAGCGTTGTGGCCCTGGCAGAGCGGCTGGGTGCCGGAGTGACCTGCAGCCTGCTCGGCAAGCCCGTCGTGGACGAGCGCCTGCCGTTCGTCGCGGGCACGATGGGACATCTCGGCACGACGGCCAGCGCGTTCGTCCTCGGGGCGTGCGACACCCTCCTCATCATCGGATCGAACGATCCGTGGACGGAGTTCTATCCGGCGCCGGGCCAGGCCCGGGCCGTGCAGATCGACATCGACGGACGATTCATCGGCAACCGGTATCCCGTCGAGGTGGGACTGGTCGGCGATGCGGCCCTCACCCTCGATGCGCTGCTCCCGCTCATCACCGGCGAACCGGACGATTCCTGGTCGGCCGAGGTCACAGACGCAGTCAGCCGGTGGCACCGCATTCGTGAGCAGCGGTCGCAGGTGCCCGCGGATCCCGTCAACCCGGAAGCAGTCCTGGCGGCGCTGAACCCCCGGGTGCCGACAGATGCCCAGATCGGCCTCGATGTCGGCAGCGTCGTCTACTGGTATGCGCGCCAACTCACGCTGCCGTCCGGCGTGACAGCTCATGTCTCCGGCACCTTGGCGAGCATGGGGTGTTCACTCCCCTACGCGCTGGCGGCGAAGTCGGCGAACCCCGACCGCCCCACGATCGTCCTGACAGGCGACGGTGGTTTCCAGATGACGGGAGTCGCCGAGCTCCTCACGCTCAGTCGTGAATGGAGACGGTGGAGCGACCCCCGCTTCGTCATCTGCGTGCTCGCCAATCAAGATCTGGCGGAGGTCACGTGGGAGCAACGGGAGATGGAGACCAGCCCACGATTCGCTGCGAGTCAGGAACTGCCGTCGTTCCCCGCGGCCGAGTACGCCCGGCTGCTGGGTCTCGACGGCGAGACGGTGTCCGATCCATCCCAGCTCGCTTCGGCGTGGGATCGGGCACTCGCCTCGGACCGGCCCTACCTCCTCGAGGTGATCACCGACCCCGGTGTGCCTCTGCTCCCTCCGTTTCCTGCCGGAGAGCAGAAGCTCACGGGCATGTTCGAGGCGCTCGAGGCCGAAGGCGAGAGCGGACACCATGCCGCAGAACTGCTGCGGGTCTACGCGTCACACGAGCGGTAG
- a CDS encoding VOC family protein: MPVTGPDFISLQTSDLGASQAFYEQYLGLVRSKAGPPHAVVFETTPIAFALRDIVPGTDLESVGQPGIGAAIWLHATGVQEIHDALVAGGHTITSAPIDGPFGRTFTFADPDGYLITLHDRS, translated from the coding sequence ATGCCCGTGACCGGCCCAGACTTCATCTCCCTGCAGACCAGCGACCTCGGCGCTTCGCAGGCGTTCTACGAGCAGTACCTCGGACTCGTGCGCTCGAAGGCAGGTCCTCCGCATGCCGTCGTCTTCGAGACGACGCCGATCGCCTTCGCCCTCCGCGACATCGTCCCCGGCACGGATCTGGAGTCCGTCGGGCAGCCCGGCATCGGCGCGGCGATCTGGCTCCACGCCACGGGGGTCCAGGAGATCCATGATGCCCTCGTCGCAGGCGGCCACACGATCACCTCGGCACCGATCGACGGCCCGTTCGGGCGAACGTTCACCTTCGCCGATCCCGACGGCTACCTGATCACCCTGCACGACCGCTCCTGA
- a CDS encoding MarR family winged helix-turn-helix transcriptional regulator, which translates to MSQDGGGVDLQTSLGYLLKEASSALRAAMEAQLRPLGMTVTHYSCLELLAQRPGLSNSELARGTFVTRQSMNVLLQNLERDGFVTRASEARVGKVLPTRLTPLGRRSLEQATVAVRSIEVTMLSGLTRDEQAITFTALQSMVTALRGEDGRDRTHPG; encoded by the coding sequence ATGAGTCAAGACGGAGGCGGCGTCGATCTGCAGACGTCCTTGGGATACCTGCTGAAAGAAGCCTCGAGCGCCCTGCGAGCGGCCATGGAGGCGCAGCTTCGGCCGCTCGGAATGACGGTGACGCACTACTCCTGCCTCGAACTGCTCGCACAGCGACCCGGCCTCTCCAACTCCGAGCTTGCGCGGGGAACGTTCGTGACACGGCAATCCATGAACGTGCTGCTGCAGAACCTGGAACGCGACGGCTTCGTGACCAGGGCCTCGGAAGCCCGCGTGGGGAAGGTGCTGCCGACGCGACTCACTCCCCTCGGACGACGAAGCCTGGAGCAGGCCACCGTCGCTGTCCGGTCCATCGAGGTCACGATGCTGAGCGGCCTGACCCGAGATGAGCAGGCGATCACCTTCACCGCCCTGCAGAGCATGGTCACGGCGCTGCGCGGCGAGGATGGACGCGACAGGACGCACCCGGGCTAG
- a CDS encoding TetR/AcrR family transcriptional regulator — protein sequence MAKTNRERALDAAIALLATGGVRALTHRQVDLRAGLPDGSTSNYFRTRSALFQGVTEYMVTVELPVVADSTRQPSPREFIDGLVDLYGFLTGPNRQMTAARLALFVEAGHDDELRALLAGGRRQFIVRLRSQFVALGAPDPDRATQLLAVCFEGLFLHEIAGHANVDAASVLDAAVRASLP from the coding sequence GTGGCCAAGACGAACCGGGAACGTGCACTCGATGCCGCGATCGCCCTCCTCGCGACCGGCGGCGTCAGGGCTCTGACGCACCGACAGGTCGACCTCCGCGCCGGTCTGCCCGACGGGTCGACATCCAACTACTTCCGCACCCGCTCGGCTCTCTTCCAAGGAGTGACCGAGTACATGGTGACCGTCGAGCTTCCCGTGGTCGCCGACAGCACCCGCCAACCGTCGCCCCGGGAATTCATCGACGGCCTCGTCGACCTGTACGGATTCCTGACCGGACCCAACCGGCAGATGACAGCCGCGCGACTGGCACTCTTCGTCGAAGCCGGTCACGACGACGAGCTGCGGGCGCTGCTCGCCGGTGGCCGACGCCAGTTCATCGTCCGGCTGCGGTCGCAGTTCGTCGCACTCGGTGCACCCGATCCTGATCGGGCGACCCAGCTGCTCGCCGTCTGCTTCGAGGGGCTCTTCCTGCACGAGATCGCGGGCCACGCCAACGTCGACGCCGCCTCGGTCCTGGATGCGGCCGTCAGAGCGTCGCTGCCGTGA
- a CDS encoding VOC family protein — MVRGRADGDAPGQRFHIEVYVAPEVAELRLAAAIAAGGTVVDDSEAPSLTVIADHDGNTGVLAVAAAATATS, encoded by the coding sequence GTGGTTCGGGGACGCGCTGACGGCGATGCTCCCGGGCAGCGATTCCACATCGAGGTCTATGTGGCGCCTGAAGTGGCCGAACTGCGACTCGCCGCCGCGATCGCCGCTGGGGGAACCGTCGTCGATGACAGCGAGGCACCGTCGCTGACGGTGATCGCAGATCACGACGGCAACACGGGTGTCCTCGCCGTCGCTGCTGCGGCTACGGCCACATCCTGA
- a CDS encoding phosphotransferase family protein, which translates to MLQGAVGTVRLVERAGRTLVEKRMADPMRHDTEVLALRALARSDLPVPELVEAEAGSILMTHMRGERLDSLPADARIGALRASAPLLRRLHGMPPPPGLPHGPDDADIIRRYRDAGGPPLPFALPPARDPVFCHGDWTDGNLLTIDGEITAVIDWEAAHLGDPLRELSRAAWGAARKDARSFDAIVDAYGGDRATVRAWTSIHAAELWLWFSEAGPPEYLDLLTSELESWPAD; encoded by the coding sequence ATGCTGCAGGGAGCCGTCGGCACGGTGCGCCTGGTGGAGCGCGCAGGACGCACTCTGGTCGAGAAGCGGATGGCCGATCCGATGCGCCATGACACGGAGGTGTTGGCGCTGCGTGCCCTCGCGCGCTCCGACCTGCCGGTTCCCGAACTGGTGGAGGCGGAGGCGGGATCGATCCTCATGACGCACATGCGTGGCGAGCGGCTGGACAGTCTGCCTGCCGACGCGCGAATCGGGGCCTTGCGGGCTTCGGCGCCTCTGCTCCGTCGTCTTCATGGGATGCCGCCTCCACCCGGGTTGCCGCATGGCCCAGACGATGCGGACATCATCCGCCGCTACCGGGATGCCGGTGGACCGCCACTGCCGTTCGCGCTGCCACCCGCTCGCGACCCTGTCTTCTGTCACGGCGACTGGACCGACGGCAACCTCCTGACGATCGACGGCGAGATCACCGCTGTGATCGACTGGGAGGCTGCGCACCTCGGCGACCCGCTTCGAGAGCTGTCGCGTGCTGCGTGGGGCGCTGCCCGCAAGGATGCGCGCTCCTTCGACGCCATCGTCGACGCGTATGGTGGCGATCGGGCAACGGTACGGGCGTGGACGTCGATTCACGCCGCCGAGCTCTGGTTGTGGTTCTCCGAGGCCGGACCTCCCGAGTACCTCGACCTGTTGACGTCGGAGCTCGAGAGCTGGCCAGCCGACTAG
- a CDS encoding SRPBCC family protein, with protein MTDTTAPLELRITRMLPATPDEVFDAYTDAEKQKIWFSILDERPGIVEIDVDLRVGGTQTAVWGPDAGTLFRETQTFLEIDRPHRLVTESTGSSPDGMTMTTRITITFDADGDGTRMTVVQTGFPAPEIRDFFVEDVWNGALARITAYLQLP; from the coding sequence ATGACCGACACGACCGCGCCGCTCGAGCTCCGCATCACGCGGATGCTGCCCGCGACACCCGACGAGGTGTTCGACGCCTACACCGATGCCGAGAAGCAGAAGATCTGGTTCTCGATTCTCGACGAGCGACCCGGCATCGTCGAGATCGATGTCGACCTCCGTGTCGGGGGCACGCAGACCGCCGTCTGGGGGCCGGATGCCGGCACTCTGTTCCGCGAGACCCAGACCTTCCTCGAGATCGACAGGCCCCACCGCCTGGTGACCGAGTCCACCGGCAGCAGCCCCGACGGGATGACGATGACCACCCGCATCACCATCACGTTCGATGCGGATGGCGACGGCACTCGCATGACCGTCGTGCAGACCGGGTTCCCGGCACCGGAGATCCGTGACTTCTTCGTCGAGGATGTGTGGAACGGGGCGCTCGCACGAATCACCGCCTACCTCCAACTGCCGTAG
- a CDS encoding ArsR/SmtB family transcription factor — MVQQAELDRAFAALADSNRRDVLHRLGGGSLPLSELATAAGMTVTGMAKHIHVLEAAGLVTTEKIGRTRQCSLGSERLDDVSAWISFYQRLWERRLDGLDAYFTLQKGTD; from the coding sequence ATGGTTCAACAAGCAGAACTTGATCGCGCCTTCGCCGCGCTGGCAGACAGCAATCGTCGCGATGTGCTGCACAGACTGGGCGGAGGAAGCCTGCCGCTGTCCGAGCTGGCCACGGCCGCCGGGATGACGGTGACGGGGATGGCCAAGCACATCCACGTCCTGGAAGCCGCGGGACTGGTGACGACGGAGAAGATCGGCCGCACGCGCCAGTGCAGCCTCGGGAGCGAGCGCTTGGACGACGTCTCGGCCTGGATCAGCTTCTACCAGCGCCTGTGGGAGCGCCGTCTCGATGGCCTCGACGCGTATTTCACACTGCAGAAGGGAACCGACTGA
- a CDS encoding DUF998 domain-containing protein, whose amino-acid sequence MSTSSRFLLTGAVAATPLFLVFWAVQAFSRDGFRPTYHPMSLLSLGDWGWVQVIAFVLVGLLLIGGGIGLSRALGEGRLSRWIGSLVVLMGVGLVVSGVFATDAGAGFPEGAPAGAPEMSWHGAVHEVGFLLTQIAFIAAGILLAVSFARDRRRGWAAGCIIAVMLAVLVAGLGDPENLAIRLVLSSSIELGLVSVVAANALRERGPASDRASAARLDYAEPHGSTSRT is encoded by the coding sequence ATGTCGACGTCATCCCGCTTTCTGCTCACCGGTGCCGTTGCGGCGACGCCTCTGTTCCTGGTCTTCTGGGCCGTGCAGGCGTTCTCCAGGGACGGCTTCCGGCCGACGTATCATCCGATGAGCCTGCTGAGTCTCGGCGACTGGGGGTGGGTGCAGGTAATCGCCTTCGTCCTGGTCGGTCTTCTCCTCATCGGCGGCGGCATCGGCCTGAGCCGAGCGCTCGGAGAAGGGCGACTGTCCCGGTGGATCGGCTCACTCGTCGTGTTGATGGGTGTCGGCCTGGTCGTCTCCGGAGTGTTCGCGACAGACGCCGGTGCAGGGTTCCCGGAAGGGGCACCGGCCGGCGCGCCGGAGATGAGTTGGCACGGCGCGGTGCACGAGGTGGGGTTCCTCCTCACCCAGATCGCGTTCATCGCGGCCGGCATCCTGCTCGCCGTGAGCTTCGCACGCGATCGCCGACGCGGATGGGCGGCCGGATGCATCATCGCGGTCATGCTGGCGGTGCTCGTGGCCGGACTGGGCGACCCGGAGAACCTCGCGATCAGGCTCGTGCTCTCGTCGAGCATCGAATTGGGACTGGTCTCCGTCGTCGCCGCGAATGCGCTCCGGGAGCGCGGTCCGGCATCCGATCGCGCCTCGGCAGCCCGGCTGGACTACGCTGAACCACATGGTTCAACAAGCAGAACTTGA
- a CDS encoding sigma-70 family RNA polymerase sigma factor, with protein sequence MTDPRLLARRFETERPRLRAIATKLLGSPADADDAVQETWLRLERTDADGIDNLAAWLTTVVSRVSLDILRAPRRTREHSWQVQEWRDEPAAVEADPAELTARNDQVSVALLVVLEMLSPAERIAFVLHDVFDQPFDEIAVILERSPDAVRQLASRARRRVRGAEEPARPSRERGRRIVEAWLAAAQEGNIGALLSLLDDDAVLRADYGATTQLVEGAQDIAGQAVLSARLAAHSTPILIDGGPGVAAVMMGRIVSIMAFELEGDRIVRLEVLADPERLAALAVSDIIDPHGK encoded by the coding sequence ATGACCGATCCGAGATTGCTCGCTCGGCGATTCGAGACCGAGCGTCCGCGGCTCCGAGCCATCGCGACGAAGCTCCTCGGATCTCCCGCCGATGCCGACGACGCGGTGCAGGAGACCTGGCTTCGGTTGGAGCGCACGGACGCCGACGGCATCGACAACCTGGCGGCGTGGCTCACCACCGTCGTGTCCCGGGTGAGCCTCGACATTCTCAGAGCACCCCGCAGAACACGAGAACATTCATGGCAGGTGCAGGAGTGGCGGGACGAACCTGCAGCGGTCGAGGCGGACCCCGCAGAACTCACCGCACGCAATGACCAGGTGAGCGTCGCCCTCCTCGTCGTGCTCGAGATGCTGAGTCCGGCTGAGCGGATCGCGTTCGTGCTGCACGACGTGTTCGATCAGCCCTTCGATGAGATCGCCGTCATCCTCGAGCGTTCTCCGGATGCCGTGCGGCAGCTCGCATCCCGCGCGCGTCGGCGGGTGCGCGGCGCCGAGGAACCTGCGCGGCCCAGTCGGGAGCGGGGACGGCGCATCGTCGAGGCCTGGCTGGCGGCCGCTCAGGAGGGGAACATCGGAGCCTTGTTGTCCCTGCTCGATGACGACGCCGTCCTCCGCGCCGACTACGGCGCCACGACGCAATTGGTGGAGGGGGCGCAGGACATCGCCGGTCAGGCGGTGCTGTCGGCTCGTCTCGCGGCCCACTCGACGCCGATCCTCATCGATGGTGGGCCCGGCGTCGCTGCGGTGATGATGGGCAGGATCGTGTCGATCATGGCGTTCGAGCTCGAGGGCGACAGGATCGTGCGGCTCGAGGTGCTCGCAGACCCCGAGCGACTCGCCGCACTCGCCGTCTCCGACATCATCGACCCCCACGGGAAGTAG
- a CDS encoding SDR family oxidoreductase: MDSPVLVTGGTGTIGSRVVPMLHDAGREVRIFTRHPRANAVGIRHVGGDTRTGRGLAEALDGVDTVLHLAGGAKGDDIAARNLGRAADAAGVRHVILISVIAADRMPIGYFLAKADAERAIVGSGVPWTVLRAAQLHDFVLPIVRGMARLPLLPTPGGLRFEPVDVDEVAARLAELTLGAPAGRAADIAGPEVLDIRQLADAYAKARGTHSRHGVPIRVPGRIGRAYRAGENLAGERVQRGERSWDEFLGRWAAADGDVSSHLTREQ, from the coding sequence ATGGATTCACCCGTGCTCGTGACCGGAGGCACCGGAACCATCGGCAGCCGTGTCGTACCCATGCTCCATGACGCAGGCCGCGAGGTGCGGATCTTCACGCGACATCCTCGCGCGAACGCGGTCGGCATCCGACATGTCGGGGGTGACACCCGCACCGGGCGTGGACTCGCCGAGGCGCTGGACGGCGTGGATACCGTGCTCCACCTGGCCGGCGGCGCCAAGGGCGACGACATCGCCGCCCGGAATCTCGGCAGGGCCGCGGATGCTGCAGGCGTGCGCCATGTCATCCTCATCTCCGTGATCGCTGCGGATCGCATGCCCATCGGTTACTTCCTGGCGAAGGCGGATGCCGAGCGTGCGATCGTCGGATCGGGTGTGCCGTGGACGGTGCTGCGGGCCGCGCAGCTGCACGACTTCGTCCTTCCCATCGTGCGCGGGATGGCACGCCTTCCCCTCCTGCCGACCCCCGGGGGCCTGCGCTTCGAACCGGTCGACGTCGACGAGGTCGCCGCACGGCTGGCCGAGCTCACGCTGGGCGCACCGGCCGGCCGTGCCGCCGACATCGCAGGCCCAGAGGTCCTGGACATCCGCCAGTTGGCCGATGCGTACGCGAAGGCGAGGGGAACCCACTCCCGGCACGGAGTCCCGATCCGCGTCCCCGGCCGGATCGGCCGCGCCTACCGTGCTGGCGAGAACCTGGCCGGAGAACGAGTCCAGCGCGGCGAACGCAGCTGGGACGAGTTCCTGGGCCGCTGGGCGGCAGCCGATGGCGACGTCTCCTCTCACCTGACGCGCGAGCAGTGA